A single region of the Balaenoptera ricei isolate mBalRic1 chromosome 12, mBalRic1.hap2, whole genome shotgun sequence genome encodes:
- the LOC132376334 gene encoding vesicle transport protein GOT1B-like, with amino-acid sequence MISLTDTQKIGMGLTGFGVFFLFFGMILFFDKALLAIGNVSFVAGLAFVIGLERTFRFFFQKHKMKATGFFLGGVFVVLIGWPLIGMIFEIYGFFLLFRGFFPVVVGFIRRVPVLGSLLNLPGIRSFVDKVGESNNMV; translated from the coding sequence ATGATCTCCTTAACAGACACCCAGAAAATTGGAATGGGATTAACAGGATTTGGAGTGTTTTTCCTGTTCTTTGGAATGATTCTCTTTTTTGACAAAGCACTACTGGCTATTGGAAATGTTTCATTTGTGGCTGGCTTGGCTTTTGTAATTGGTTTAGAAAGAACATTCAGATTCTTcttccaaaaacataaaatgaaagcTACAGGATTTTTCCTGGGTGGTGTATTTGTAGTCCTGATTGGTTGGCCTTTGATAGGCATGATCTTTGAAATTTATGGATTCTTTCTCTTGTTCAGGGGCTTCTTTCCTGTGGTTGTTGGATTTATTAGAAGAGTGCCAGTCCTTGGATCACTCTTGAATTTACCTGGAATTAGATCATTTGTAGATAAAGTCGGAGAAAGCAACAATATGGTATAG